The segment CTGAaggtcaactatatatatatattgacaaaaAGTTAAAGAGATCTTTAAAATGTGAGATTAATGTGatgattaaacaataataaaaaacagaTGTCAAaattagaggattcactaatggtattagaaataagtatagtataaactctttttattactcaattgaaaaccacacacaaaggaggtttcaatcggatgatttatccttaatagttcattataaatttttaacatgattatattaattatcttattttagtaacacaatacttttaaatattgtcaagaattcatgatgctaacttatgttaacaataaatcaagtttctctcataacaacgatgtcgaccgaagactatgaaggatcaagcatttgatgtaccaagtgttatacaacacaaatatagattaaccatttaacaagcaaggtattaagaattagtaagataaaaagataagacatattaataacaaactttcttggatataaacattaaagtccatgttgagtttattttatacatattctaacaacattaatgaaaccttttcaccttgatataattaacttagctatacataatgaagaagaagaacataattaaacaagataagaacataattgtgatataagttaactaagagtagtaaaggaaatgaaaagcataaacaagatattaataaaaataaaacatgaaatagaatttgaacattacaaaaagagaaagcaagaaaataatttgatctGGAAAGCAAGAAGCcgaaatgaatggaaaatgacttcttttataggctaaaatttgaaactattcatttggtaattaattattgatgtagtggccaactattgatttagtggacttggtggacagcaacactcaagcattttggctggataaaatgacattgatgcaatcagaatttggTAAAGTgttcctcatgaaagttgttggaaatcatcTCTTATTTTCACCCATAACATttcagagcatttggatcattacagctcgagatatggctaaaatacttAGTAGTGCTTCTGGTGGATGTAGTGGATAAtcctcaagctcttgtctggatgaaatgtcattacTAACATCAGAACTTGAGCAGGTGGTCCCCATGAAAGTTGTTGAAATTTGTATCAGCTTTCTACAAAAAGAAGaatgagatcatttggacttctagaacccGAGATATGgactgaacactgaatagtgtctgggctgcaggacagattcagacttctcttttgatgctaagatttggacttcaaatggcagaattgagtcttagactctttataaatgttttaggcctatgtcttacctttctagccatataaaccagactGAAATCCAAAATtcacaactccagatatgatcCAATGACTGGAACACCAAACTGagtggtgttccagtttgaattgaaccagtatctcttttctaaacttagccatttctttgtcctttcactttcaatagttactcacatcaatcaatcatttgaattatgaaatatgcctgcatttaaatgggcatttaccataaattaaagctattttatattaacagagttgttattataaaacatacttAAGTTAggaaatttaatgatactttaagtgtaatatgatgatataaagtcttaatgagaatgcacttttaagtactaatcatcaTGCCATTATGGTAGTGTAAGTTTTGTCCTCCGGCTTTTAATTCCTTTCAATTACACCCCTGATTGGTCtagaactttttattttatgtaattttacccCTGCCGAACTTTAACATTAGCCTCAGATTTTAGcgtcttttttcattttggtccttggtttcagatGTATGCAAaatgaccctcaattgatcattaaactttCATTTCTCTTCGATTTCACTcctaattttgattaatttaatccttAGAGTTTTACGCCTTTTTGATTTTAGTTCTTAGCTGCGAacttcttcaatttagcccctaattaaccctaaacttttattttctagcATTTTTACCCTTGATTTCaaccaattaattttataaaaattaagtttggtcctctaaaattctaatattctcaattaaacccaaattggGTTCCTAAACTTAATGATTCactaattaagtccctaataaaattaatttgactcatttaaagtataattaaatccttgcacttaattaaatcctttaatttggcccaaattaattcttaaacatatttaaatttttaatttggcccatgcccatgattaaatcaaattggcctattaaaaatctaattatgtcttAGGCTTAATTCTTATACAGATTTATCGAACAATCAATTAATTCAACCTTGAATCTGCATCGTCTCTCCAATTTTGGATACAATGGAGTACGATTAGgctttaatttttatccaaaattgtAGCTTGATTTTTTCTGTATATTTGAAATCCTCCTCAACCTACTTTTGTCAAATCGTCAATcttcttgctattattatttattatttatttttttattttaaaaagaaaaatggtaaaatttagagaataacctaaaaatgggttatgacaataGCTACAATTCTAGAATATGTTAAAGAGATAGTGtaacacaaattaaaagattCAATGCTGCAAGAAGGTTAAGAGATTTCAGATGTGAGAGAGCTGGTATAAATGGTGGGAAAGCTGGGATAAATGGTGGGAGAGTCATTGGTCCATACCAATCTAAACCCTCAACACAAACATAGGTGAGTCTCATAAATATGCATgatatttcatttagtttaataattgtTCTATTACTAATCAATATTCTTTGAAATTATAGActagtgttggtgttttctcCTCTCAATACACAACACAAACTAGTTGCATTGATTGAAGGGTGTAAAAGAACCAAtatatggattttgttttaaaatgtataaagttagtaaaacataaatattatggatcattgttgttgttattgcaggtttaaattatagattatactttatttaatgtgcttttttttttttgctatatttGATACTTATGTTTCATGCATTTTGTTTGCTAtgaaatatatgtattttatttcatttgtttatgTTGAACAATATCAaagttaaaaacattaatattacaCACTTTTAATTAGCTACCAATAACAACTTtacatttgaaaaattaacattcatattgtgattttttatccaaactctacataatttatctttcattttctttactttatcTAGCATTCAACCGATATCATTAGCAACATCTTCCCCTCTTGTAactaattcaatattattaatagGTTTACACCAATCAATGAATATATTGTCACAAGATTTGTCATCACATTTGTATAATATCTTCCTTTtacttgcttttgatttttatatcctAACATATGCTTTTTTTCCCATATTTCATGCACTCTATTCTTGAAATTTGGTCCATCCAAGTTATTGCAAATTAATAGACTATTAGTTTTTGATGAATATGATGACATGCTGATAATGTGTATGCTTGTTGTTGGTAGTAAATTTgctataaattttgaattattagtaGTGCATGGTTTTGGTTTGTTGTTTGTTATATCTAAACTAGAAATTAGTATgtgtttttgctaaaaatattgGTTGTGTTCACTTGAATTTTGGGTAGTATGTTTGCTAGAAATGTTGGTTGTGTTTCCTGGAATTTTGGCAATGGTATTTGTTGGAATTAGGAcgagttttttcttgaaatgttgGTTGTGTTTGCTTGAATTATAGGCAATACGTTTACTGAATTTGTGACAAtgtgtttattaaaattttatgtgttagtttgcttgaaattttgttgtttatattCTTGAATATGATGGTGACTTCTGTACTCAAATGGTGTGTTTGTTTTGATAATATAGTTGCAAATTTTTGTTAAGAATTGTTGAGAAAATTGtgtaaaaaaatggagaattttGTGTTTGTTATAATTGAAAATGGTGAGAAAAGAGGGAGGTATTttgttagaaatatatataaatgatagcatttttgtatttataaaagcATTGAACAatgaatactttttttaaaaaaaaaaaaaaaagcaatggtAACTTCAATggtgttttcattattttaacacAATAAGAACTTTTtagtcattaaataaaatataattgcatTCTAGTacataattcaatattttttgttgagttttttttatacccCAAGTTAAAGATGTAAAGTattataatcatataaattttagaatgtAAAGCATAATTTCTAAAAGAATGTAGGCAAAgtgaaaaaatgaataaattatagGAAGCTCGGTATAAtaaaccctttttttaatttggttatcaagcttttattttttgtaattttatcattgcAAGTTATATTAGCATGGTTTTAGttgttgggattttttttaatttgcatgcACTTGTATATGCAAAGTATTATAGAATATTTAGATGTTAGATTAAAGATCAATTTGacataatataattttaggttagggttattttaaatcaatttaaagaaaaataatcaaatctaacacacacaaaaaaaggcTCCCTTTCATTTTCACTTTCAAGAGCACAAAAATATGTAGTTTGGTctctaaagttttaatttatgcATTTATTTGGACCATTTTACTTTAGCTTTTCACATTTTAGACTTAAACTTCATTTATATCATGTTTTAATCCCTAAATAGTGATAAATAGTGATAGATGGGAGCAAAAGTCGCAGAAAAAGGTCAAAAAGAGAAAAGGTATTTGGCCTACCATACTCTAATTgcaaaaaagaatcaaatttggcATCAAGTGgttcattttaaaaagatgagTCCAAGAGAGGTTATTTTTCCCATCAAACATGCCTTGAAAACTAGATAATGACctgtcaattttaattttaattttgattaactatttttaaaccaattaaatgatattttgagATTGAAAATGGTTTTGTAGTTTCttggagtgttttttttttaaatgtatttttatgataaaaatttgatttttaattttcagactGGAGCCCAACTTTCCGGCCATAGGAGGTTATTAACTCGATCTCCAGTTTCATCAAACTTAAAAATGTAAGAATCTATAAATCAACAAAACAGAAATATGCACACTCTAGCACACAGTCCCAAAAACACCATCACTGCCACCACCAAGATGCTAGACCGAGTCCTCTCTTCCCGCCGTGTCACTTCTCACCTTGACGACTCTGATACTGACGCCTCTACCGACGATTCCAAGACCAAGAAACAGAACCTCTCCTTATTGGCTTCTAATTACCTCTCTCGCTTGTCCCATTTCTGCTTCTGTCCCACTGCTTCTCTCCTTCTCTGTCTCTTACTAGCTATCGTTTTGATCACTTCTCTCGCTTTTCATTCCCGGAGTTTTGTCTGCGTCTCTGATCCCGGTTCTCGCGTTGGCTTCTTCGGTCTTGATGGTCTTGAGTCCGACTTTGGATCACTTGGTGTTCCCTGGTGTAAGTCTCTATCTCATCTAGCCTTTGATGAATTTGTCTATCTATGCATTTGTAATTGTTGTATGAATTTAATCCGGGTATCTGGGTCGGAGTCAGATTTGGTTTTGCTAATTGGGTGGCGACTGAGGAGATATGGATCTTGAGTTTGATTATTTCCGTTTGGTGGCTGAGAAAATGTAGGAATTATAAATATGAGAAATTATAAGGAAATCTACTTCTTATCTTCTTGGCTTGGTTCGAGTAATGGGtttgtaataaaaaatgagaattggaaatggggttttcttgttttgatatGGAATCTAAGCTCGATTTGGCTCTCTGTAGAACTGCAGCATTGGCATCAGACTTGGTTGATTGTTCAAAGATGTTGTCTTTGAGTTCACCAAGCTGGAATTTCCAGTTTAGGGTGCATGTTCTTGGTTATTGCAATTCTTCATTTTGCTGGTTTATTTTCCTGAAGGTTGCTTAACTTAGTGTAATTACCTCAAAAGGAACTGCATTTGTGCTTTTATGGGTGCACAGGGGGAAAAAATGTGGTATTGTCGTTGTACCAATAACCACTGATGCATCTTCTGCTCAAATTTCAGTATTTGTGGGTCCAACATGATGGGACCTGCAACTATTGAAATCTGAAAGATGTATGTTTTGAAAGGGAGTGTTGAAGATTTTTCCCACATGCAAATgtatgtgagagagagagagattcaggGGATTTGAAGGATGTGGGAGAGGATGCTACTTGTCATTGAAGTCTCTAATTAAAAGGGATATACCTTTTGCAGAAGGCTTATTGCTAACTGCCACTTGAGTTGATGGTTGAAATTTTTGAGATATCCTGCAGAACTAGATAATACCCTCTaaacatttcattttaattaatgacCAACTACATGATTCTTGAATCCTTTTCTGGTGTCTTTCACTTTACGCACTCCACTCTGACAACTCTTTAGTCTGTAGTTGGTGAGTCCATGTCTGTTAATTTTTGTgaatttgggattttttttttttcattttcttcattcttttcaTGATATTATGGTAATTATTGTTTGCTTAGTCAGTTTTTCATCTGATTCactctttaaaatttttgtggCATTGGATGCTATATTGCTAGTCTACTGAAAAACTGAGTTTGAATGCTTGATTTGGGTTCTTATCATCTACTCCCATTTGATTCTTGTCCTTGGCAAAAGGCAGATCGAAACATGGAAAAACAGTTCAGTGGACATCCAAGGATTTACTCAAAGGCTTGGAAGAGTTTGTACCAATTTATGAAACTCggccaataaaaaacaacatttatggGATGGGTTTTGACCACAgctttgggctttggttcaTTGCAAAGTGGCTGAAGCCAGTTCTAATGATTGAGAGTGGTGTTTTTAAGGGGCATTCCACTTGGGTTCTGCGACAAGCAATGCCAGACACACCAATTATTTCACTTTCACCCAGGCATCCTGGGAAGTACCTAAAGAAGGGACCTGCTTATGTTGATGGTAATTGCACATACTTTGCTGGGAAAGATTTTGTAGATTTTGGTAATGTTGATTGGAAGAGCGTGATGAATAAACATGGGATTACTGATATCAGTCGAGTTCTTATCTTTTTCGATGACCATCAGAATGAATTTAAGAGGTACTCGTAGCATCTGTCTAGTCCTTTTTACCTCACACATTTTAAGTGCTTTCATGTTTTTAACCCTTCTAAATTAGcttgatgcattttttttctcaattattgattttatgggcAGAGTAAAGCAGGCACTAAATGCTGGTTTTCGGCATCTTGTGTTTGAGGATAATTATGATACTGGAACTGGAGATCATTATTCCTTGAGGCAGATATGTGATCAATCCTATATAAGAGGTGCATGTACTTCcccttttgttttaatgattTCCCTGGTTGCATTTTTTGCCTTTTGCTGGAAATCCACAACGTGAACATTGTTCTTC is part of the Populus nigra chromosome 8, ddPopNigr1.1, whole genome shotgun sequence genome and harbors:
- the LOC133701219 gene encoding uncharacterized protein LOC133701219, producing MHTLAHSPKNTITATTKMLDRVLSSRRVTSHLDDSDTDASTDDSKTKKQNLSLLASNYLSRLSHFCFCPTASLLLCLLLAIVLITSLAFHSRSFVCVSDPGSRVGFFGLDGLESDFGSLGVPWCRSKHGKTVQWTSKDLLKGLEEFVPIYETRPIKNNIYGMGFDHSFGLWFIAKWLKPVLMIESGVFKGHSTWVLRQAMPDTPIISLSPRHPGKYLKKGPAYVDGNCTYFAGKDFVDFGNVDWKSVMNKHGITDISRVLIFFDDHQNEFKRVKQALNAGFRHLVFEDNYDTGTGDHYSLRQICDQSYIRGGGHSCFRDSDEARVRSKRKLFWEKAVDIDELCGPNEAWWGVRGWMRDNFNHSNKPISYAEHFQNSRFIESTLDVYWELPPVAGPSLTHQTRYDPARATSPLVEDGRYGLFQRLGLGRLEASVFNGYTQMVYIEISERES